ACAGTCATATTAATGCACCCTGTGTCACAGATAGCTTCTCCAGCTCCGTCTCCAGTGTTGGCATATCACTTGAAGTGAGACTAGAGCCAAGACATAAATGGCCAAAAATGTTTGCACTTTAATGTGCAAAAAAGTACAATTAGAAGTGTGTGCACTCTTGGCCCTGCTGTCATTAAATCTGGAATGACCTCTCAAAACCTCTACTCAGTCATACTCCTAGCCTTGGGGCGCTGTGGCACTGATTCATTCATAAAACTGCCGTTACCTTTTAATATTACTTCAGTAATATCTGGCTGCATCAGTTTCATGGACAGCTCCTATTTGGCAACGTGCATGGTATGAAAAATGAGATCTGATGGTATAAAACATGAATGTGAATTATCACGTTACATTGTTATCCCTTTCCAACATTTTTATTCTTGACTTCCAGCAACCCCTCAACTTTAATTTTTCAAATCTACTGTAATCTGCCCAcaattctttctttcctttgcttaagtttgtttgtttgtttgtagtgaGTTCTTACATCGTCTGTCTTTGtttatctttctctccacaCTCCCTGTTCCAGTCTGGCAAACCTGTGGCCACATTCAAGCAGCACAGCGCCCCCATCACCTCAGTAGAATGGCACCCCAGTGACTCGAGTGTTTACGCCGCCTCTGGGGCGGACGATGTGGTCAGCCAATGGGATCTTTCTGTGGAGTCATGTGATGTGGGAGCGCGGGCAGAAGGGGTGAAAGATCTGCCGCCACAGTTGCTCTTCCTGCACCAGGGTCAGACAGAAGTGAAGGAGATCCACTGGCACCCACAGATACCCGGAGCCCTCGTCTCCACAGCACTGTCAGGTTTCAACGTGTTTAGGACTAtctctgtgtgaggtgtgtgcgtgtgtgtgtgcgtgtgtgcgtgtgtgtgtgtgtgtgtgcgtgcgtgcgtgtgtgcgtgcgtgcgtgcgtgtgtgtgcgtgtgtgtgtgcgcaggtgggCATGATGGAGAAATGTGCTTAGAGGAAGTATATGGTTGTGCGCGCGCAGGTGGGCATGATCGAGAAATAtgaaaagtgtatgtgtgtgtgtgtgtgtgtgcgcgcgcgccttgatttcatttattttctctattcTCTCATGGAAATCAGCTCAGTACATTTGGACTGTCCTCACTACAGCTTGTTCACTTcatgtgaaaaataaaatgtatttgattaCATTTTCACTCTGTCTCAAAGCATAATAGTCTTAATTAGTTAATAGTCCTTGTCTGTCATGTACCACAATGTGGCATACAGTTGCCACCAATACAAAGGTTCAACTTGTGTGTTGATAATGTTGATTATTCCATagcttcaacaacacacagacaagtgaTAATATGAAGCAAAAACTTTTTTTGCATCAAACTAACTTGAGAAACCTATGAATATACTTTtaagtgatttttcctgccttCCAACAGAGAACAGTCAGTGTGGGAATCCTCCTCTTATGTACAATGCACACTTAAAACAATTGCCTGGTAGACATGCCCCTCTCTTCCCAATATCTTGACTGGTTGGTACAGCTGGATCGGGTCTTAATTTTAGTTGCTGATAACACATCATACATCACTACACAAATACAGAAGTAGACGTACCGCATAGCGGTGTGTTATATGACTGcagcagaaagggagagactgagcaagaattaagtgaaataagaTATTTTAtgttccaagaaaagtgtgttatcttgaatgattaTTGTTGCCAGAAACGTAGGCTCAAAAGTTTGTTGTGTATCTTATTCTGAatgaaaatgtaaggaactatagtttgtggagGTTTTGTAGAGATACATGTATAACCAACTATATGAGCTTCATTGTGTAACTGTACTtgcgatatatatatatatatgtacaaagTTTTGAAAAATATACATGTCTTTATAAAATGTAGATATGCATATCCATATaaggcaagaatatgtttgaatacaGTACTAAATGTAGACTAAATGCTGCATATAGAGGTAACGGTATTGATATTTATAACAAGGCAGGGGTATACACTGTTCTAACCAGCAAGCCGCAAGCACAGGCATGTATTGGCTGCTGGTGGACATTTTCTCGAGCAAGCCAAATGGAACTtcagatattgaaatgtgtcagttgcagtGCCACTTATGGAGCTAATGTTATGAAATTGTATGTGCATCGAAACAATGCAGCCAAGTATAAGCATACCAATCTTCAAAATTTTAGCTTAAAGTCATCCGTGAGATATTGAAATAATATAATTGAAATTCTATAAGAAATGTGGTATCGACGCAGTGTGTCATGAAGTTTGAACAACACATTGGCTAGTGAAGCAGTAAATCTTTACATTGAACATTATTCTGCATGTGGcgctgataggtgaaaattcaccctagttacctcaggactccagagctgcatataagtatatttattagacaaacaacaattgcaatcgggctcactcccagcacaaggctgaaagtgaagcaatgataaacacatcgcacaaggtttatatagacagaagttgagcgttcagcagggataatcacgtggtggatttctcacgtccgaggcaaggatggaagttttgcaaggtcggaagaagcacagttcgacccttcttatcacttctggtctaaacatgctcttgtacatatgcagactaagtggcacctaatattctaagttacacacgcacacagaaacacagaaaagccatgtttctgttttcataagcacatgattcatacaaggaattaataatacaaggcacttgattattatattcttaagtcattaacagtgtttggaaattatctccatcaggcGCTACACTACATCATCTGTCATAATAAGTAAGTCATGACTGATGCACATCCTAGAGGCCAACTTGCCATAAAAATGTTGTAATTTTTGATGAAGCAATTGTTGAGCTATTGgtcaaaaagtgctttgagcctaGCCCACTTAATGGAGCCCTAGCATGGACACGCCCACCTAGGGGGACAACCCTCAGATATGATGTCATCTACCAAAATGTGTTGGGGGACCACCCTGCAAAGCATTGGCCTTCAGAATAAGATCGACAGAATCCACGATCTATTCTGATTTGGCAAATCAGCTATTTTGGTCCCTTATACAGAAGTGGGAGTTTGATTACCATACCAATGTTAGTGGTCAGATAGTTGTGTACTTCTGTGTTCCTTGGAAAGGTTAAATATAACAAGATTCAAAATTATAACCAGCAAGGCAACAATTGGTCAAAGCTGATGGTGGGAAAGagactatttatttatatatatgctCATCGTGTGGTCCAGTGTTAGAATCTGAAGGCTTTAAAGACAGACTAACCACCAAAGGAAAGATGTTAAATTATGTAGgcctgggagaggagaggttttAATGAATACAGTATTTTTAGTCATATGTCAAACCTTTCTAACCATTCTAGTCTGTAAATTGGTCAACATTTAATTTCCCTTTTTAATGTAATGATTGGAGAAGGGATGAAATTAAATCATAAATCTTCTGTTAATAAAACATAATTAAATTTTTCTTATTGTGCATGGCCATGATTTGGACAGACTTCCCATACCTAAAATAAGGTATAACACATGACACGTCTGCTCCTGGACTTGATCCTCTGACATCCGCTTCCCTGGCTTTGAGGACTAGGAAAATCTGGGATTTTGTCAAATTGTTTACAGTGACATCCTGCTTAATCATCCAGCATTAATCCAGCAGGGCAAAGTTGTTTTTTAAGAGTGCAAAGTCCTCTTAACAAATCAGGGATTAAGAAGATGCAAGAGTGTGCCACTCTTGGATAGTCCTTATAAGGAAGTTGTTATGAATCTAGTTATAGAATATCAAGAAGTTGCTTTCTTGAGATATAGGCCTAAAGATTATGTTTCACAGCAGGCAGTCACAGTCATCAGTGAGTTATTTTGGAGTGCTGTGCAGAACACCTAAGGTATGTGTTCTGATTGGATCCATTTTACTCCCAACTCCCTTGCTGTCATACTCAATACCACTTGCTTTGTCCTAGGGTAAGAAGGTAAAAATTCTATAAAACTCACTATAACTCTTCTGGGATTTTTAGAAAATGCATGGATGTAGAAACTTTAACCATGGTGTGAGAGTTTCTCAGCTTGCCTGCACAAGgcaaccatccatccatcataaCTGTCTTACCAATGGCCACCTTGCTCTTTGTAGACTGTTATTTAAGGTTACAAGCGTCAAAACCACTGTGGAACTGGAACAGCTCAGCCAGCCTTCAGAGATTGGATTTGTCTTTACACATGAATGAAAAGCgtatacattttcataatgaaTTTTATTACAAATTCTGTTacatttagttgccgtttcagATGGCTCATGTGGATGTATCGAGTTTAGAACTAGTACAATGAGTAGTCCAgccccctgaaagtcatcaccatttcCAAAGACAATATAACTTATTTTTTTGCTTCcgttaaaataaatacattaaaaactgAAATTCAAACCCCTGTGCTTTTGAGGTCCAGATTAAGGCAGTCGGATgacaaattattcacaaatgatACAGAGGTGCCACTTATTTGACCATAACTACTCATAAATATCACTTCCTTTGAGTGGTCAAAGTACAGATCTCATTCTGGATATAAAAATCACTCTAAGGGTCATCTACCATGTGAAATAACAGGAAATGACTAAAGAGACAAGGTGATTCAAATGTTTAAGTGAGGAAAAGACCCCAAGAAAATATCCAAGTGTTCTTATGTCCAACTGAGCACCACTGGATCCATAAGAAGAAACTGGGAATTGCATCACACCACCCAGATGTTGTGTAGAAAAGGGTGTCCCCTATACAAAGTATCCAAGGAAGATATTACCTGCTCAGGGAGGCCACCACGGTCAAGCTATCACCCTGAAAAATCTACAAAGTTCAGTTGCTGGAATTAGGGTGCAGGAGTTCACAATCGTAAGATCTGTCATAAAACTGGTCTGTACTGGAGGGTGGTAAGAGAATAGTTTATTTTTGAAGCTCCACATTGAAGCATGTATGGAGGTGTGGGGATATTTGTCATCTGCAGGATCTGGAAAACCTTTTTAGAATGGTTGGGAGAATGAATGGAGAACTAAAACTGAGGCTTGAGAGAGGGATTACCTACCAGTAGGACAATTACCCAAGACACAATCCTAAACCAACACTGGAGTGGCTCAAAAACAGTAAAGTAAATATTCTAAGTCCTGATCAACATCCTACTGAGAATCTGTGGCAGTACAGTCCAGGACCACCATCCGATGAACATAGGTGTTCTAAAGAAGACAAATGGGGGAAAACACTGCAGAACAAATGTGCAAAGCTGGTACTGATTCGCTTCAAAAGACTTAAGGCTGTTACTGCAGCAAAGGGGCTTTCTACCTAGTATTTATATAGGTGTTAAATACTTATGCAAACAGATTATTTTAGTTTGaagttgatttatttttatgtgATTGAAATACCTTATTTCGCTTTTAGAAATATACTAGCATAAGTGTTCGCAGTGaaaatactgattgggaaaatatgtgGAAGTATCTTTAATAAACCTGGAAATGGTATTGACTTTCatgggggttgaatacttttgcaagccgCTATAGATTATACTGTATCTTAAATAAACTTGAAAAGGATGTGGAAACAAATGGTTATAGCTATGAAGCAAGAAAGATTTATTTATGTAACCGGCAGATTTTAGAAGATCACAAGTTTAGGTGAGTTACCAAGAATATAGAGCTTTAAACAACACAGAGCCTTGCCATTGATATAGctttaaacacaacacagcctcACCATTTAGCCAATATAAcagatctgaaaaaaaaaattaaataacatTTTATATTAACATTGTTACCAAAGCCCTGATCTGACTTCATACTATGAACCCAAGCTAAACAGTTTTACTGTCTTAAAAATGGCTAAGTTTTGTACAGATTTTGGGGAGAGGTGAGTTGGCACACAAAAGCCTCTGTACAGCTCGACACACTACATTCGCATAAAAGTGATGATTCAGGGTGAGTCACAATGATCGCTTTCAGAGCCAATACGCACCAGAATGTTCAATTGTGTAAACCATTCACAGTTTCCAAAATGATATGTACTTGGATAAAACTGCTCTCAAAACAATGTTTGACTAAAAATAACTTTTCAGCACAATTAAAGCATATTTCACCCATGAAGGTTATGTTTTGAAAGACAAAGTAAATCACTAGGAATGTACACAGGTTTATCCTATAGTGCCCCACAGGTATGTCCCAGGAGCATTCCAGCATTCACAAGAAATAATTCCTGCTATTATGAGAAAGTTTTACCCTCTGCGTCCATCTTTTAAATGGTGGACTCtgtcacatcacacactttGTACAATATACCAAGGCAACTTTCAGTACAAAAATAGAGAGTATGGGagaatacagaaaaaaaaaacatttttcaagGCACCAAATATAGCATACTATAAAACTATACATGTTTATTAtgcgttttcttttctttagaaCTAGACTAACCTTTGGTTTAAATGCTATGACTATAATACTATTAAGGCATCTTTATTTGTTTGGAATGGTTTAAATTGTTACACATGTATTTTCCACTGAGCATTGATCATGAAACTTCCAGTTCACTGAAAGAAACTAAAGTGCCCCAAAACTGCCCTCTGAGAAATGTTACTGTGTCACAATTTTCTAAAAACAACAGGTAAGACTTTTATCATTTTGTATTGATATGACTGCTCCAATATCTACACAAGAGAAACAAGAACAGCTGATGTATCTAATGTTTAGTTACTGGAATAACCTGAATATACAAATGTATTTTCTCAGTTGTTCAGATGCTGTCCTTTCAAGATCCTGTTTATGGAGAGACTGGTTTGTAAACTTAGTGTTACTATGATTTTTAAAAAATGTTATTGCTGCTGTGTCAGAGAACTTTCAACTAAGCTTTGGTTAAATCTCCCTTTCTTGCAATTTGTTGTTTAGACAAGTATACTGTACATGATTGACAACCCATCAGAGATCTTACTCTATCTCCTCTCTGATTGGGTCCTGTGATATCAACTCCTCACATTTTACAGGCCGATCTCATCATCAAACTCATCCTCAAATGTGTAGCCACGCTGGCCGTCaactcctccttcctcttccgaATCTGTCTCTGACTGCTGCTCATTTTCCCTCCTTCTATCCAATGGGGCAACTCCCTCATATTCGGAACTGAGAGATGAGGTGGAGCTCGGTGGGGAttcagctctgtgattggcagGCTCTGCTTCTCCTGACACCTTCTCAGGAGACACCATGCCATCTTCCTCATGCTCCACTTCTGTGGGGCTGGGGCACTCCATCTCCTCACCCTCCACCTCCTGGCTGTCTCCTTCATCCAACTGACCGATGATCTCCTCCCTTTTCTCGCTGAACCTCACTTTGGGCTTGAGGCCTTTTACCTTCCATCCATTTTCATCGTTTAACTGATCCAGGcccttctctccattttcttctcCATCTGCACCCTCCATCCTCTTCTTCTCGTTCACTTCGTTCTTTGAGTTTACAGTCGAGTCCACTCCGGCCATCTCCATATCCAGGGTGCCTTGGCTGGGACTGAagacctcctcctcatccccatTGTTGGCTGTAGTCCAATTGGAGTCCAAACTCAACCCATCCATCACTCCCAGAACATCCCCCATGATGGAGGGTCCCAGATCCAGGTCCAGGTCAAATGATGACACAGACTCTGAGTGCTGTAGCTTGTATGAATCTGGGGTGTTAAAATTACCATCTGGTGAATCATGGTTCAGAAGTGCCTCAGAGTCAGTGGTTGCCCCTGTAGATGCTGGGTCAGGGCTGGAGGAGTCTGCTGAGGCGGAGCCTTGGGTGGCAAGAAAGGAAGTATCTCCAAAGGCATCACCACCCCGACCAATGTGCATGGTGTGGCGGAAATCCCCAAGTGGGGCGGATATCATGGTGGGGTCTAAGCGCGCCCGTGCAGACTTATGGAGAGGCATGGTAACTGTGTtcacaagagaaggagagggaaggagattgGTTGAGCATCATTTGACAGCTTGGTACGGTAAATATTTTACATGAGGCCTAATTGCTTTgagatttttgtttttgttacagAGAATTCAGAGAAAACATCCACAAAAGATCACTTGGGCTGACAGCTCATAaaccatacacacgcacatgaaaATTAAGATCAGAGTTGCGCAAGAAGTGTGAGAAACGAATTGCGCTGTAAGCTGCTGCCATGCTCAGACTTGTAAGTGAAACATATGCATGCAACGCCAGCACATACTTCTGAAACCTTTCCCCAGGGGTGAACCGCGCATCAGCGTCTACAGTTTCAAGGGAACCATATGAAAGCGCTCTTAGTGGGTCGTTATAAAATAAAACGATGCATTAATGTGTGATTAAATCAGTGATAACACGGTAAATCAGTAGGAGTATGGTTTCAATTTAAAGCACGTCGAATGCGGTCTCTTAACTGCCAGGCACTGTCAAAACTTTAGATGCAAAAAAACTTTCTGTTCTAGTAAAATTTAAGATACAAAGTGTTACAAGTTATCATTCTATCGCCTACACAGTCTAAGATCTGAATGCAACAAAATGAACTAGCGTACTGAATTCGCCATTTTAGTGAACCTTGGCTACCTGAGAAATAAATCAACAGCAACAGCTGGAAACATAATCCTGGTATCTCGGAGACAACAACTGGAATTAAACCGATAGGCTTTCTGTTCCAAGTGGAATATTTTCATTTCGCTATGGTGTTGGCTGTTTTAGAAGATAAGACAACccaaccgtatttacaaagatATCGCTGgctactatttttttttaaagttacaccAAATTTAGGCAAGCGTTTCCTTATTCGAATATtccctctcccacaccctcCCATATCTTAAATGCGAATCTGCAGCATTAAGGCTACAGCCTGTCCCGTCGGAAAGACGACAGTGGAAAAtagaaatattgaaagaagtTGACCTCTTTGGTCAACTTTGAGATAGGAATTTTTCAAAAGCCAAATAAGTTAACttacttttctgtgtttatgtttgtgattCGCTTCCGCCCTCCTCTCTATCCTGCTTTTCATCTGGCCTTCTTACCCTATCTTTACGTTCTTTTCTCGCTCTTTCCAAACGTCGTTTGCTTCTTtctaatatttctttttttttccccactgggATGGGCAAGGAAGTGACGCGCCTTTCCTagggagtgagggaaagagtaCTACGTAGGCTAGGCTACGAGAGCAGACGGCAGATGTTGGTGAATGCACTGCAAGGCAAAACGACAAATTCGAATTTATTAAGGCTACCAGAACGTCCATAGTTATCTTCTTCCTGAAACAGCATTCATGGCTGAATTGTTTATGCTTAAGAAATAAGTTTAGCCTTACCCTTTTCTTTCACACTAAAAAGAATACGATGTCTGCTTTTTATTGCACGCGTGCTTTACCAACTACAAATAACGTCATAGTATGGAACGCTGTCTGTCAACATTGCTCTCCTGTTCAACCATTTCTATGGGtaaacactgtgtaggtctgtaTTTGACCTTTTATTCAAACTAACTCGAACTTTTTTCTTCTAACTATTTTAGCAGCCTCCTCTGCGTTCTTCTCAGTTGGCAGGAGTCACTGGGACATATTTCCACTTCTACTCAGACAATGATAAAGGATGGAAATATGTATATTTCAAAGAGGTAGGCCTACCCTCAGATGCACACATAACCCTCAGATGCCCAGGGCAAGTTAGTTGACTACAAAAAGAATGAACTGAAGTGGAATTATGGAATGAAAAGGGTGAAGCTTTGAGATAAACATTTAGTGTTGACTAGCTTTCACCAAGACCGAAAGGGAACCAAGAGTATTCCTTGTATTCCCATATGTTAAAGCAGCCAAAAACAATACAGGAtacccccacctcccaccccttctttcactctcttacacacatgcacaaacactcgctcagtctgtcttttctttctctatgtctgttAATGGTAATGTATATTTCTGTACTGTATTTTTTGTCTGTTCCGTGGGTCCTATGTCATCTATATAGCCCAAAGTTAAGGAATTGAATTTGAGTTAAGACATACATCCTGGAAGTGGGTCTACAGCTGTGAGAGTTTGGACAGGAAACAGGCTGGTGTGGGGATTGGGGTTGAGGCAGAaaagtatgtattgtgtgtgtgtgagaaacgtCATCTTAGTATGAAAGGTATGGTGTGAATAATCCTCTATTTTAATCATACAATAAACATGCAGATAAAAACCcaaacaaagaaacagagagtgtaTTATTGACAATACGAAAGCACAGTAAGGGCTAGATAAGAGCTCAGATGTAAGGAATTTATGTGAATAGCAGGAGCCATGCTTGATCTAAAACTACTATGTTACATGCAGTTAATCAAGCTTTCTTTACTACTGCCGATGCATTGAGGATTCTGTTCAGATGGCTGTGACCACAGGGGGGTAACGTACTTGTTTTCTTTATCATGCACAGATCATAATAAAGGTAAAGGGTCAGGTATTtatcagacacttttgtccaaggCAACTTACAAAGACACCCTGCCATGGTCAGGACTCAAGGTCAACCGCTTAGAAGGCAGCGACGCTAACCACTGTACCTCTATGCAACCAAAAGATTGCTCAGAAATGCCATGGAGTACATGACAGTGCCTTAACCATATATGTGTTGTAGGCCACTAGGACCTCTTCTTACCTTGTGAAGGGGAGTGTTAACCTTCTCTTCTTTcatacaatacaaaataatagACCTGTCATGCTTAGAATTGTTAAATTGACATCTGACATAACCTAAAACTTAATTTTACTGAAGGGGATGAGTTTTCAAATGAATTTAATGGATACATGTGCATTTGGATTCATAATCAGCAAATGtgttaccaaaaaaagccattatcaattacaaacaatacagaatgcagcagcacgagTCCTCATtaaaacaagacggagggcgcacatcacaccaggatcaaaatcactgcactggttacctgttagtttcagaatagatttcaagattgtcctactagtctataaatcactccatagtcatgcacctgaatatataacagacatgctctcaaggtacacacccagtaaatacctgaggtcttctggcactgaactcctaacagttccaaaagccaggacaaagagaagcagcttttagtttctatgcccccagcctttggaatactctgccgGAATACctagaatggctgaaacggttgaaacctttaaacgtgcacttaagacatacctctttaataTCGCATATCACTCGCTCTaatatttttctgttttttttttatctcaggaaaatctgtgtctccccccgtgaggcgcattgtgttacctcctggtatgaaatgcgccgtacaaataaagtttgattgattgattacgTAGGCCCTATTTGTAGGGGAGTTAGTGAGGAGTCTGAtgctgggggggaaaaaaacatgggaGTAATAATTGTTAGAAAGTTGCACGGCTGTTGCAAagggtgtgtgctgtgcatcaATAAGTCAATCAAAATGATGATATCTATCGCTATTGCGTTAATGGAACTAAATATCTGGACCCAAACTAAAGCTGGCCCAGCAATGGTCGTCATTGCAGTTTGCTTCATATATCTCTAATGCAAAAATATATTTACTCACATGACTGTCATGTAGTGCGTATTTTTAATTATGAGTTTACgtcattttgtgattttttttttcatgaatatCACTTTGGCAACTTGAAAATAGTTTCACTAGTTTCGAAGAGATTCTAAGCCTAGCctaatttttttaattcagtGAAGACTACTCCACTCAAACCCGTGTGAGAAGTTAGTACCTCTGCCTTGGTACTACAACGAATAGCAAAACACAATCTCATCATTAAGATACTTTCAGATCTTGCCAACTGTTTTTACtttgaaacataaaaaacattCTATCTATCCTACAATAAACCCGTTCTAGCATTGGATGGAGCGATGGGAACCATCGATAGGAACGCCCACAGGCACCCTCGATACAGTGATCTCGAAGCTCCTCGTCACGTTTAGCAACCATTTTGTTCATGGTGCAGTTATTCGAAGCTGTAGAGCTATCTTCCTCTGTGTTTACGTCCCGAAAAGAGCTGAGAAGATGGCATCACTCGGATAACAGTTACGGAGtcgattatatatatatgaattcGATATTCCCATAGGTTTTGGTTAACTCGATAAACTCAAAGATAAACTGTCTCAAGTGCAGTTTGTTTTtctagtgttttttaggtcgtCAGACTGAAAAAGCTCAAGTGCTAggtttagcaagctaactgGCTAGTTAGCTAACTTGCTAGTGGCGAAATGGCGGCGAATACAACGCAGTCAGCACCTCCAGCTAACTGGTATGACCCCCGTATTTTGTTCATGCTTGATGGTATTTAGTTATATGGGTGTAAAACGGACCACATTAACGTCACATGCAGTGTTTCATAGTTAAAAGGCAGCTAAGGGTAAGATGCATACCTTGAGCTCAACGTTAAATTGGCTTGCAATGTAACGTCATtacaagctaacgttagcttattACGCTAGCCATCCTGCTATAACAGTTTGCCATGTTTGTCGGTCATTACCAACTGTAGGATAAATGCTAGGGCCTGTTACTCATGGCTAATATAATCTTCGTGTTTTC
The DNA window shown above is from Clupea harengus chromosome 11, Ch_v2.0.2, whole genome shotgun sequence and carries:
- the cdc42ep5 gene encoding cdc42 effector protein 5; translation: MPLHKSARARLDPTMISAPLGDFRHTMHIGRGGDAFGDTSFLATQGSASADSSSPDPASTGATTDSEALLNHDSPDGNFNTPDSYKLQHSESVSSFDLDLDLGPSIMGDVLGVMDGLSLDSNWTTANNGDEEEVFSPSQGTLDMEMAGVDSTVNSKNEVNEKKRMEGADGEENGEKGLDQLNDENGWKVKGLKPKVRFSEKREEIIGQLDEGDSQEVEGEEMECPSPTEVEHEEDGMVSPEKVSGEAEPANHRAESPPSSTSSLSSEYEGVAPLDRRRENEQQSETDSEEEGGVDGQRGYTFEDEFDDEIGL